A window of the Chanodichthys erythropterus isolate Z2021 chromosome 21, ASM2448905v1, whole genome shotgun sequence genome harbors these coding sequences:
- the nfil3-5 gene encoding nuclear factor, interleukin 3 regulated, member 5, with product MESLNLPTQNNSASLDTLETFSNYSESLPSPQISSPPRQGRLIKPKPNTTCRRKREFISDEKKDASYWEKRRKNNEAAKRSREKRRLNDMVLENRVIALNEENVRLKTELLQLKLRFGLISSASYMEKTQQISNGSEAATNGANGTGATSGNPYYSSSGYSSASQVMMNSDSSEAEQPTRSERHTTLPKYSPRGSLSDMSDGSSRDSPEPINFDIKHESSGMDINRLEASVLNGMFNGHQSLGRLETHQPQEMEQEGANNPAPPSATPQRSVILFRSGSSSYPVESQRVEDMEQQVASQTQQNGQITHFTPTGCSLPIRPDGLETLSEVAQQLARRSLDSPNYEFTNAKADAGESRRFVIQQQDLSFQGQCRSQVQDSTPNSFAPDLLNEARKALVCQGSNPYLGTLNEEPPELTYEGCPRADGYYQEHSSSGKDSSSSDGDPRSSDKEASTDDESPSSSSSDTGGFHAVHQSASSPTMVISDSYQYGDNQGEMKGTALPHKLRLKYRALSNGGSQDIQATTAATSPDSALPQHPYLALAQVNQQQGSSCGSKEGESDTADELCTQQFPSREREEGWKESGKRSSGGRGSRNKKRD from the coding sequence ATGGAAAGCCTAAATCTTCCTACCCAAAACAACAGTGCCAGCTTGGACACATTAGAAACGTTCTCAAACTACAGTGAGAGTTTACCATCACCTCAAATTTCCAGCCCTCCTCGTCAAGGTCGACTAATAAAACCAAAACCCAACACCACCTGTCGACGGAAGCGGGAGTTCATCTCGGATGAGAAAAAAGATGCATCCTACTGGGAAAAACGACGCAAGAATAACGAGGCTGCAAAGAGGTCCAGGGAGAAACGGCGGCTCAACGATATGGTGCTGGAGAACAGGGTAATAGCACTGAATGAGGAAAACGTGCGGCTGAAGACAGAGCTCCTGCAATTGAAATTGAGATTTGGACTCATAAGCTCTGCCTCTTACATGGAAAAGACCCAGCAAATCAGCAATGGTTCCGAGGCAGCGACTAATGGAGCTAATGGTACAGGAGCAACTTCTGGAAATCCATATTACTCAAGCAGTGGATACTCTAGTGCTTCTCAGGTCATGATGAACTCCGATTCCTCAGAGGCTGAGCAGCCGACCAGGAGTGAACGCCACACGACGTTACCCAAGTACTCCCCCCGTGGATCACTCTCCGACATGTCAGATGGATCTTCACGGGACAGTCCTGAACCTATAAACTTTGACATCAAACACGAGAGCTCTGGAATGGACATTAACAGGCTTGAGGCAAGTGTTCTTAATGGCATGTTCAATGGCCATCAAAGTCTCGGACGACTGGAGACTCACCAACCTCAAGAAATGGAGCAAGAAGGCGCCAACAACCCAGCCCCTCCATCTGCCACGCCCCAAAGAAGTGTCATCCTCTTTCGTTCTGGAAGCAGCTCCTACCCTGTTGAGAGCCAAAGGGTTGAGGACATGGAGCAGCAGGTGGCATCCCAAACACAACAGAATGGGCAAATCACTCATTTTACTCCAACAGGATGCAGTCTACCAATAAGACCTGATGGTCTAGAGACTCTTTCAGAGGTGGCACAGCAGCTGGCCAGGAGGTCTTTGGATTCACCAAACTATGAATTCACTAACGCCAAGGCAGATGCTGGGGAGAGCAGGCGGTTTGTCATACAGCAACAAGACCTGAGTTTTCAAGGACAATGCAGAAGTCAGGTTCAAGACAGCACCCCAAATTCTTTTGCCCCAGATTTGCTCAATGAGGCCAGAAAAGCCCTTGTATGCCAGGGGTCCAATCCCTACCTCGGCACTCTGAACGAGGAGCCACCAGAGCTAACGTATGAAGGTTGCCCAAGAGCAGATGGCTACTACCAAGAGCACAGCTCCTCAGGCAAGGACAGCTCCTCTAGTGACGGAGACCCACGCAGCTCAGATAAAGAAGCCTCCACTGACGATGAATCTccctcatcctcttcctctgaTACTGGTGGATTTCACGCCGTCCACCAGTCAGCATCCTCGCCCACCATGGTCATCAGTGATTCTTACCAGTACGGAGACAACCAAGGTGAAATGAAAGGCACTGCTCTGCCACACAAGCTAAGGCTTAAGTATAGAGCACTATCCAATGGTGGCTCCCAAGACATCCAGGCTACAACAGCTGCTACGTCACCCGATTCCGCTCTGCCTCAGCACCCCTACCTGGCGTTAGCGCAGGTTAACCAGCAGCAAGGCAGCAGCTGCGGAAGCAAGGAAGGGGAGAGTGACACAGCAGATGAACTTTGCACACAACAGTTTCCTTCCAGAGAGAGGGAAGAGGGATGGAAGGAAAGCGGGAAGAGGAGCTCAGGAGGACGAGGTAGCAGAAACAAGAAACGTGACTGA
- the nfil3-3 gene encoding nuclear factor, interleukin 3 regulated, member 3 — translation MRDQSVTLTEQRVMYPEGVPDPVSQDDAISFTDETVSSSMLAGSFLIHPRGLRRQESSETVSSITLRRKRDSIPAENKDEGYWEKRKKNNEAAKRSREKRRISDMVVENKVLALLEDNARLKAEILALKFRFGLIKDPTDSPAQICSHGSYNQTFPAVPCYCTNTNPQPTHEHLLSISQQNYELFIPGGSSIGSPRLSDDAVGEHIRGPYRGDEHPGHIAEVDANSGWQENNMKGLPHKLRFKTPSRIEGAEVENLSSSQSQSTAECEWTEGFWRPQTHTVPSTAHQNNSSIHRCTESHSAISFQLSALTEEVAELKKLLSQKQQ, via the coding sequence ATGAGGGACCAAAGTGTCACGCTGACAGAACAGAGAGTGATGTACCCTGAAGGAGTACCTGATCCAGTCAGTCAGGATGATGCTATATCCTTCACAGATGAAACAGTGTCCAGCAGCATGCTAGCTGGATCTTTTCTCATCCACCCCAGAGGTCTGAGACGCCAAGAAAGTTCAGAGACCGTCAGCAGTATCACACTGCGTCGCAAACGTGATTCTATCCCCGCCGAGAACAAAGATGAAGGTTATTGGGAAAAGCGCAAAAAGAACAACGAAGCTGCCAAGCGTTCGCGTGAGAAACGCCGCATCAGCGACATGGTGGTAGAGAACAAAGTTCTGGCTCTTCTTGAGGACAACGCACGCCTGAAAGCTGAGATACTGGCACTTAAGTTCAGATTCGGTTTGATCAAAGATCCCACAGATTCACCAGCACAGATCTGCTCACATGGTTCATATAACCAAACATTTCCAGCAGTACCCTGCTACTGCACCAACACAAACCCACAACCTACACATGAACACCTGTTATCGATCTCACAGCAAAACTATGAGCTCTTCATCCCTGGAGGATCAAGCATTGGAAGCCCAAGGCTCTCAGATGATGCTGTAGGTGAACATATTAGAGGACCTTATAGAGGTGATGAACATCCAGGTCATATCGCAGAAGTGGATGCCAATTCAGGATGGCAAGAGAACAATATGAAAGGTCTTCCTCATAAACTGCGTTTCAAGACGCCATCTAGAATTGAAGGTGCTGAGGTGGAAAATCTCTCTTCTTCACAGTCTCAGTCTACAGCTGAGTGTGAGTGGACAGAGGGTTTCTGGAggccacagacacacacagtgcCATCAACAGCACACCAGAATAACTCTTCAATTCACAGATGTACAGAAAGTCACAGTGCTATCAGCTTCCAGCTTAGCGCTTTGACTGAAGAAGTGGCCGAGCTCAAAAAACTGCTCTCTCAGAAGCAGCAGTGA